TTCCGGTGGGAGAAGCCCGCACCGTATGTTTGCATCGGTGTCGGGAGTACGTCACAGTCTTAAAGCAAGATCTTGGTGCTAGAAAGAGTTAGACAGGGTTCGCTCTGCGTCTTTCGTGAGTAGTGCCGACACTCCCACGTCTTTTAAGCGTGGGAGTCCATCAAGACGACGTTAACCAGTGCCCAAACTCATCTTGAAAGCGATCGCTCAATATGGCTTCACGGATTTTGCGGGTGAAACTTACCAGTTCTGCGATATTGTGAATCGAAATTAGCGTGTAGCCTAGAATTTCCTGCGATCGCAGCAGATGATTAATATAGGCTCGACTAAAGGTTTGACAGGTGTAGCAGTGGCAATCGGGATCGATGGGTGAAAAGTCTTCGCGGAACTTGGCGTTCTTAAGATTCCAGCGATCGCCCTTGACTAGAGCATTGCCGTGACGCCCCAAGCGAGTGGGAATCACGCAGTCAAATAAATCTACACCCGCAGCGATCGCCTGCGCCATTTCCCGATAGGTTCCCACCCCCATTAGGTATCGGGGCTTGTTCTGGGGCAGCAAAGGTGTGGTAACTCGCACAATCGTTTCAATGAGCTCTGGCGGTTCACCCACACTGACTCCGCCGATTGCATATCCCGGCAAATCGAGTGTGACCAATTCTTGGGCTGCTTGCTGGCGAAGTTCAGGATAGACACCACCCTGGACAATGCCAAACAACGCCTGATCGTCGGGACGCTGATGGGCATCCATACAGCGCTTCAGCCAGCGGTAGGTGCGCTGGGTCGATTCCAGAATGGCGTCTCGGCTAGCAGGATAGGGGGGGCATTCGTCGAAGGCCATAATGACGTCTGCTCCCAGTGCATTCTGAATCTGAATGGAACGCTCTGGTGAGAGGTTGATCAGTTGCCCATCGCGAGGCGATCGAAAGGTAACACCTTCTTCTGAAATCGAACGGATCTCGCTCAGGCTGAAGACTTGGAACCCTCCCGAGTCCGTGAGGATTGGCCCATCCCAGGCCATGAAGCGATGCAACCCTCCGGCCTGTTGCACAATATTTTCGCCGGGTTGGAGGTGCAAATGATAGGTGTTGGCCAAAATCATCTGAGCCTGGGTATCTCGCAGTTGGAGTGGGGTTAAGGTTTTGACGTTCGCCAATGTCCCCACAGGCATAAACCGAGGCGTTTCCACAATGCCGTGGGGAGTATGAAAAATGCCTGCCCGCGCATGGGTATGGCTACAGCAAGCCTGACAGTTAAACGAAAATCCCATTCTAGATAATAAAGTCTAAGTCACTAGAAATAATTAAACATAAAATCCCAAAGCCCCTGGGCAATCAGCGCAGCGGACGACGCAGGGCAAGATCAGATTATTCACTCCGTCGAGGGGCTTCAAAGCCTAAGTTGCCAGTCTACATTGAAAAGTGATCTTCGCCATCCATGCGAGCATCCCAACTGGCGGACAAAACATCAGCGACGACGGCCTCTAACGTGGCGGCATTGAAGCGTCGGTCAATTTGTTCTTGTACTGGGTTTACTGATGGAATAAGACGTAGTCGCAGCCCGTCTTGCACGAGATCAAAATAGGTTTCGCGGCTGGGCGATCGCTTGAGTTCTAAATAGTCAAAGCTACACACATTCAGATACAACGATGAATTAGCAACTAGTGTAGACTGATTTGGATCAGAGAAAACCTCTAGCACATACCCTTCGCCATCACTCAGCAGAACCCCGTCTTGGGTGTGAATGTATCGCACTTGGCCTAAATCCGCCAATAACCGATGCATATCCTGCTTGTTGACGACAATGCCTGTATCGACCAGACAAGGTGCAGGAAAATTAACAGGGCCAGAACGTGGATTGTGGGTCATAAAACACAAACCTGTTAGTAGGGATTAGGCATCACACCATGTTTGAGAGGAGTATCAACAGAGCAGTATCCGCCCTAATCGACACAGTATTTAAGACATGCAATGCTAGCAAGACTAATGAGTTCGGGCAAATTAACCCTAGCTCACGAAAGCTAAGCAATCAACTCTGCACAACAAAACTGAGCACGCTCCGAAATCGGAGCATTCGTGTCATTGGTTTGCTAAACCAGCAGCGATCACGAAGACAGACTGCTGACTTGCATCTATTGCTTTGATCTTATGCTTTGATCTTATCTCACGATCTTCAAGTCGCCACTGATAGATTTCACGGAAGTTAGCCGTTTGGGATTAAGAAGACCGTATTAAGAAGTTTGTACCAAGGCATCTAAAAGCTGGTGTATCAATTTCTTGGGTGCACTCTTCGGCCCCCTATTGATCAATAAGAAGATCGTGCCATCTTTACTGATTGACACCGCTCTCCGTAAGCTTCACCCTTCCTCAAAGACAAAACATTGAGCGCGATCGCCCTTCAGATCAAGAGCGAGCGCGCCTTGTTCAAGGCAATTGGGAATTTGCAGGCAAACGTTTGCCGTTTCGACCTATGCCCCTAATCCTCAGACTCAGTAGCATCCGCTTGGGCTGCATTATTTTGCGGCTCAAGCGAAATTTTTTTCGGAGAGCCTTCAGATGACGACGAGGGCACAGGACGAGGGGTTGGGCGAGGCGATGGCCCCGACCGCCGAGGTGCGGACTTAGTATGGGATCCTTTACTAGGAACCTTCCCTTTAGGTAGCTTGCGAGGCTGTACGACACAGATCCGCTGACCATCTTCGATGACCAAATCCATTCCTTGTCGGCGGACATTTAGCTCCCAGAAGTGACCAAGGGTACGCCCTTCTAAGCTTCCCATCAACATAATGCGGAAGGAACGGCCTTCATCTTCACCTTTTCGGGGTGACTGCTGGATTTTAACCGTAACCCGATCGGGATTTTGGGCTAGGTTCACAATCTCGCCGCGAATAGAAAAGTAACCATCCTCTGGGGCAGTGGGAGCCTCAAGGGGATGGTAATCGATAATTTTTGCTGAGGGTGTTGCCGGAGGCTTGGGCG
Above is a window of Synechococcales cyanobacterium T60_A2020_003 DNA encoding:
- the tgt gene encoding tRNA guanosine(34) transglycosylase Tgt — its product is MGFSFNCQACCSHTHARAGIFHTPHGIVETPRFMPVGTLANVKTLTPLQLRDTQAQMILANTYHLHLQPGENIVQQAGGLHRFMAWDGPILTDSGGFQVFSLSEIRSISEEGVTFRSPRDGQLINLSPERSIQIQNALGADVIMAFDECPPYPASRDAILESTQRTYRWLKRCMDAHQRPDDQALFGIVQGGVYPELRQQAAQELVTLDLPGYAIGGVSVGEPPELIETIVRVTTPLLPQNKPRYLMGVGTYREMAQAIAAGVDLFDCVIPTRLGRHGNALVKGDRWNLKNAKFREDFSPIDPDCHCYTCQTFSRAYINHLLRSQEILGYTLISIHNIAELVSFTRKIREAILSDRFQDEFGHWLTSS